The Saccharomyces eubayanus strain FM1318 chromosome I, whole genome shotgun sequence sequence ATAACATTCCTTGTGTTAGTTCATCCGGAACTTTTGCTTGCCCTCAAGGAGATGTTACTACTACGAGAAGAGGCTGGTCGTGCCAACGTAAGGCTTGCTCTAATAACCAAGGTGTTGCCTACTGGAGTTCAGATCTGTTTGGTTTCTATACGACCCCAACAAATGTAACTCTGGAAATGACAGGATACTTTTTACCACCACAGACTGGTACCTACACATTTAGCTTTGCAACGGTGGATGATTCAGCAGTTTTATCAGTCGGAGGTGATGTCGCATTTGAATGTTGTGCACAAGAACAACCTCCCATCACTTCAACTAACTTTACAATCAATGGTATCAAACCATGGSRKGGRAGYYTGCCTCCTAACATCGAAGGGTCAGTCTACATGTATGCTRATTACTACTATCCTATGAAAGTTGTTTACTCAAATGCTGTTTCTTGGGGTACACTYCCAATTAGTGTRRMATTRCCAGATGGCACTACTGTTAGTGAYGAYTTCGASGGGTAYGTCTATWCYTTTGAWRAYRACYTRKMYCAGSCYAACTGTACCGTTCCAGACCCCCCAAACTATACCACTACAGGAATAATCACCACCACAACAGAACCGTGGACCGGCGCGTATACAACGACAGACACTCAGAC is a genomic window containing:
- the FLO1 gene encoding flocculin FLO1; translated protein: MINPKFSMSHRYMFLAVFAFLALVNVASGSTTACLPAGVRKNGMDVNFFKYTLKDSTTYSYPGYMAYGYASGQKLGSVGGQTKISIDYNIPCVSSSGTFACPQGDVTTTRRGWSCQRKACSNNQGVAYWSSDLFGFYTTPTNVTLEMTGYFLPPQTGTYTFSFATVDDSAVLSVGGDVAFECCAQEQPPITSTNFTINGIKPWXGSLPPNIEGSVYMYABYYYPMKVVYSNAVSWGTLPISVXLPDGTTVSDDFXGYVYXFXBBLXQXNCTVPDPPNYTTTGIITTTTEPWTGAYTTTDTQTSTVTG